A stretch of the Bacteroidales bacterium genome encodes the following:
- a CDS encoding acyl carrier protein: protein MSDIATKVKAIIVDKLGVDESEVTTEASFTNDLGADSLDTVELIMEFEKEFNIAIPDDQAEKISTVGQAITYIETNQNK from the coding sequence ATGTCAGACATTGCAACAAAAGTAAAAGCCATTATCGTTGATAAACTAGGTGTTGATGAAAGTGAAGTAACAACAGAAGCAAGTTTTACCAATGATTTGGGCGCAGACTCACTTGACACTGTAGAATTGATTATGGAATTTGAAAAAGAATTTAATATTGCAATTCCTGATGATCAGGCAGAAAAAATCAGTACAGTTGGTCAGGCAATAACTTATATCGAAACTAATCAAAACAAGTAG